CTCAGCCGGCAGTGCAGGGTCAGAGACACGGCGGTTTGCGGGATCGGCACTTGGGCTCCATTCGCAGTTGGAACGATATCGCGCTCTCAACGCCGCCACTTATAGTCTGTAGACTCATCGTCATCAGCGCTATAAACTCGTTAAATAGCTGCATGAACAAGCTGACCGGACGCACGCGCCAGGCAAAGACCAAGCCGAAGCTATCTGAACAGGAAGCCTTCGGACTTGCAGTCCGGGAGCGCCGCTTAGAATTGGGCGTGTCACAGGAAGGCCTGGGTGAACTTGCTCGCCTTCATCGGACGTATGTTGGTAGCATCGAGCGGGGCGAACGCAACGTAAGTCTTCGTAACATATTTGCGATCGCGAGTGCACTGCGAATCCAGCCTTCCGATCTAATGTCGGAGGCTGAGAGCCGAACGCTAATATGAGAGGCGCGGCGATCAGTG
The window above is part of the Candidatus Eremiobacteraceae bacterium genome. Proteins encoded here:
- a CDS encoding helix-turn-helix transcriptional regulator; the protein is MNKLTGRTRQAKTKPKLSEQEAFGLAVRERRLELGVSQEGLGELARLHRTYVGSIERGERNVSLRNIFAIASALRIQPSDLMSEAESRTLI